One Pseudobacteroides sp. genomic region harbors:
- a CDS encoding type III pantothenate kinase: MILVMDVGNTNITIGMYDGKKLLNHWRMGTDREKTSDEFGMFMMSLFSNDKLDINNIDAVIMASVVPPIMYSLEHAIRKYLKKEPILVGPGIKTGINIKYENPREVGADRIVNAVAAIEIYGGPIIVVDFGTATTFCAISSKGDYLGGVICPGIKVSLEALFQKAAKLPRIELVKPENVIGRTTIGNMQSGIIYGYIGQVDYIVKRMKKEMKEENVKVVATGGLARLIASESETIDEINGLLTLEGLRIIHERNK; the protein is encoded by the coding sequence GTGATTTTAGTTATGGATGTTGGAAATACCAACATAACAATTGGTATGTATGATGGAAAGAAGCTCTTAAACCATTGGAGAATGGGAACGGACAGGGAAAAGACATCAGATGAGTTCGGTATGTTTATGATGAGTCTTTTCAGTAACGATAAGCTGGATATAAATAATATAGATGCTGTTATAATGGCCTCTGTTGTGCCACCCATAATGTACTCATTAGAGCATGCAATAAGAAAATATCTTAAGAAAGAGCCAATTTTAGTAGGCCCTGGGATAAAGACGGGAATAAACATAAAGTATGAGAATCCGAGAGAGGTTGGGGCTGATAGGATTGTAAATGCGGTAGCTGCCATTGAGATATATGGTGGACCCATAATAGTCGTTGATTTTGGTACCGCAACTACCTTTTGTGCAATAAGTTCGAAGGGTGATTACCTTGGAGGAGTTATATGCCCGGGTATAAAGGTATCGCTGGAAGCACTTTTCCAAAAGGCTGCAAAGCTTCCCAGAATCGAACTGGTAAAGCCTGAAAATGTTATAGGCAGAACAACAATCGGAAACATGCAGTCAGGTATAATTTATGGCTATATAGGTCAGGTTGATTATATTGTTAAAAGAATGAAAAAAGAAATGAAGGAAGAGAATGTCAAAGTTGTTGCCACCGGCGGTCTTGCAAGGCTTATAGCAAGTGAGTCTGAGACAATTGATGAGATTAACGGACTTCTCACCCTTGAAGGACTTAGAATAATTCACGAAAGAAACAAATAA
- a CDS encoding beta-propeller domain-containing protein yields MKKRIKIALILLAVAAVTVPITIIKAQNNDDKASGQKVLAASSTADPLKKHNTKGAVVLFVGSTQALVNNVEKQVDEESEDVRPFVKDGRTLIPVRFVAESFGAEVKWDEKTSAITLSIGGRKVNMEVDKPTIRIDGKMVPLEVPPVITGNRTYIPLRKLAEVVGKEVFYDRGLIIIGGKDNMFNISSEKAEIDKIIARVNNLPVLGSFEKLVSILKTDINYNAVKTKSADWDLTNGSSNKGMDTAVVTAEASKQNSKADEKKEYSTTNVQVQGVDEADIVKTDGEYIYKVNKGKIAIVKAYPEEEMEVVNTIGFTDEKAYPLELYIDKKYMTVVASSVNSSYELYDAADVYSPAGNYSKVIVYDISDRKNIKKVRQFEIDGSYLSSRKIGSSVYLVTNKYVYVENGSKDENITPVYSDTAQKGKKVSVQYSDIRYFPNSTGNNFMVISGINLDKMDEPAKVGTYLGAGQNIYSSLDNLYVSITSSNVYRGELAQSKKLRVAPAVMPDAPQNQVTKVYKFSLNNSQVTYLKDGEVPGRILNQFSMDENGGYFRIATTSGNEWDSTSKNNVYILDDILNVKGKLEDIAPGERIYSTRFMGDRCYMVTFKKVDPFFVIDLKDPVSPKVLGALKIPGYSDYLHPYDENHIIGFGKDTEVYGDNAFYQGMKIALFDVTDVSKPVQKFQEIIGDRGTDSELLRNHKALLFSKEKNLIAFPVNEMKIQNKSTNSDELNKITQYGTAYFQGAYVYNIDLVRGFVLKGKITHMSEDDRLKSSQYDFNYDKSVQRILYIGDTLYTLSNSMIKANDLKELKEKNSVSIGN; encoded by the coding sequence ATGAAGAAGAGAATTAAAATAGCCCTTATACTTTTGGCAGTTGCTGCAGTAACGGTTCCCATAACAATCATAAAGGCTCAGAATAACGATGATAAGGCTTCGGGACAAAAGGTACTTGCAGCAAGCAGCACTGCCGATCCATTAAAAAAACATAATACAAAGGGTGCAGTAGTTTTGTTTGTAGGCAGCACGCAGGCTCTGGTAAACAATGTTGAAAAACAGGTGGACGAGGAAAGTGAAGATGTAAGGCCCTTTGTAAAAGATGGTAGGACTCTTATACCGGTGAGGTTTGTTGCAGAAAGCTTCGGTGCAGAAGTTAAATGGGATGAAAAGACTTCTGCAATTACTTTATCCATTGGTGGACGTAAGGTGAATATGGAAGTGGATAAACCAACCATAAGGATTGATGGCAAAATGGTACCCTTGGAAGTTCCGCCTGTAATTACAGGCAACAGAACCTATATTCCTCTAAGAAAGCTGGCTGAGGTTGTAGGAAAGGAAGTTTTTTATGATAGAGGGCTCATAATCATTGGTGGTAAGGATAACATGTTCAACATTTCATCTGAAAAGGCGGAGATTGATAAAATAATTGCCAGAGTAAATAATCTCCCTGTCTTGGGTTCCTTTGAAAAGCTAGTCAGCATTCTTAAGACTGATATTAACTATAATGCCGTTAAAACAAAAAGTGCTGATTGGGATTTGACAAATGGCTCAAGCAATAAGGGGATGGATACAGCTGTAGTAACTGCTGAGGCTTCCAAGCAAAACTCCAAAGCTGATGAGAAAAAGGAATACTCCACTACCAATGTACAGGTTCAAGGTGTTGATGAGGCAGATATTGTAAAAACTGATGGGGAATATATATATAAAGTTAATAAAGGTAAAATAGCGATTGTGAAAGCTTACCCTGAGGAGGAAATGGAAGTAGTAAACACTATAGGTTTTACCGATGAGAAAGCATACCCCCTCGAGCTTTACATAGATAAAAAGTATATGACTGTTGTAGCCTCCTCTGTAAATTCTTCTTATGAGCTTTATGACGCTGCTGATGTATATAGTCCTGCGGGGAACTATTCAAAAGTAATTGTCTATGACATATCTGACAGAAAGAACATTAAAAAGGTCCGCCAGTTTGAAATTGACGGTAGTTACTTATCATCCCGCAAAATAGGATCATCGGTCTATCTGGTTACCAATAAATATGTTTATGTTGAAAATGGCTCCAAGGATGAAAATATAACCCCTGTGTACAGTGATACTGCACAAAAAGGTAAAAAGGTTAGCGTACAATATTCCGATATACGTTACTTTCCAAATTCCACCGGAAATAACTTTATGGTTATCAGCGGCATAAACCTTGACAAAATGGATGAGCCTGCAAAAGTGGGAACCTACCTTGGTGCAGGACAAAATATATATTCCTCGCTTGATAACTTGTATGTATCAATTACCAGCAGCAATGTTTACAGAGGTGAATTGGCCCAGTCAAAGAAATTAAGAGTAGCTCCGGCAGTTATGCCTGACGCACCACAGAATCAAGTTACAAAGGTATACAAATTTTCTTTGAACAACAGCCAGGTAACATACCTTAAGGATGGAGAGGTTCCTGGAAGAATACTCAATCAGTTTTCCATGGATGAGAATGGAGGGTATTTCCGTATAGCAACAACTTCAGGCAACGAATGGGATAGCACATCCAAAAACAATGTGTATATTCTAGATGATATTCTTAACGTTAAAGGAAAGCTGGAGGATATCGCACCTGGAGAAAGAATTTATTCCACAAGGTTCATGGGAGATAGGTGCTATATGGTAACCTTCAAGAAGGTTGACCCGTTTTTTGTTATAGATTTGAAGGATCCGGTTTCGCCTAAAGTTCTTGGTGCCCTTAAAATACCAGGCTACAGCGATTATTTGCATCCATACGATGAAAACCACATAATAGGCTTTGGTAAGGACACAGAGGTTTATGGAGACAACGCTTTCTACCAGGGTATGAAAATTGCACTTTTTGATGTAACCGATGTAAGCAAACCTGTTCAGAAATTTCAGGAGATAATAGGGGACAGGGGAACCGATTCGGAGCTTTTAAGAAACCACAAAGCACTGCTCTTTTCTAAGGAAAAGAACCTTATTGCATTCCCTGTAAATGAGATGAAAATACAAAATAAGAGTACCAATTCAGATGAACTAAATAAGATTACACAGTATGGCACAGCATATTTCCAGGGAGCATACGTGTATAACATAGATCTTGTAAGGGGATTTGTACTTAAAGGCAAGATTACCCATATGAGTGAGGATGACAGACTAAAATCTTCCCAGTATGATTTCAACTATGATAAAAGTGTTCAAAGAATTTTATATATTGGTGATACCCTCTATACCTTATCAAACAGCATGATTAAAGCAAATGATCTTAAGGAATTGAAAGAAAAAAATTCAGTTTCTATAGGAAACTGA
- a CDS encoding PilZ domain-containing protein, giving the protein MNQVSEKRRYQRCTNAVCKIMMSNDKKSWQEIDVCDISAGGLKFISARDLESENKYYFDISVYNMLSEFTLKFEAALVRKEANCSENTYAAKFINVNKYNQIQLDEVIESRITVSKQSLPAPNYEEGVYTFFFIPRMRTRRIKIY; this is encoded by the coding sequence ATGAATCAAGTATCGGAAAAGAGAAGATATCAAAGGTGCACTAACGCTGTTTGCAAAATAATGATGAGCAATGACAAAAAAAGCTGGCAGGAAATTGATGTCTGTGACATCTCTGCAGGAGGCTTAAAGTTTATATCTGCAAGGGATTTGGAAAGCGAAAACAAATACTACTTTGACATCTCAGTATACAACATGCTTTCAGAATTTACTTTAAAGTTTGAAGCTGCATTAGTGAGAAAGGAAGCAAACTGTAGTGAAAACACCTATGCTGCAAAGTTTATAAACGTAAACAAATACAATCAAATTCAATTGGATGAGGTAATCGAATCAAGGATTACTGTATCAAAGCAAAGCTTGCCCGCACCAAATTATGAAGAAGGCGTATATACTTTCTTTTTTATCCCCCGAATGAGAACCAGAAGAATTAAAATATATTAA
- the dusB gene encoding tRNA dihydrouridine synthase DusB, with protein MNFADIKIENKVFLAPMAGVTDMPFRILCREQGCGLVYTEMVSAKGMHYNDIKSKALTRIADEEKPAAVQIFGSDPEILAGIAKQLDESDACLIDINMGCPAPKITKNGEGSALMKRPDLIGQIVKAVSLASSKPVTVKIRKGWDDSSINAVEVAKIAEENGAKAITVHGRTREQYYSGKADWEIIKKVKEAVSIPVIGNGDVFGPKEAERLIQETNCDAIMVGRGAQGNPWIFKKILHYFETGDILQDPTPEEKIKMIIRHMEMLVELKGMHIGICEMRKHISWYIKGLRNATYVKEKVFRLTSKDEIISLLEEYMEGEI; from the coding sequence ATGAATTTTGCAGATATTAAGATTGAGAATAAAGTATTTTTAGCACCAATGGCGGGTGTAACGGACATGCCCTTCAGGATTCTTTGCAGGGAGCAAGGCTGTGGTCTTGTATATACGGAGATGGTTAGTGCAAAGGGTATGCATTATAACGATATAAAAAGTAAAGCCTTAACCAGAATAGCGGATGAGGAGAAGCCGGCAGCGGTGCAGATATTCGGCTCCGACCCGGAAATTTTGGCCGGAATAGCAAAGCAATTAGATGAATCGGATGCATGTCTGATTGATATAAATATGGGATGCCCTGCACCTAAAATAACAAAAAATGGTGAGGGGAGTGCACTTATGAAAAGGCCTGATCTAATCGGGCAAATTGTAAAGGCAGTATCATTAGCCTCAAGTAAACCTGTTACTGTGAAAATAAGAAAGGGTTGGGACGACAGCTCTATAAACGCGGTTGAGGTTGCAAAGATAGCAGAGGAGAACGGAGCCAAGGCAATCACCGTTCATGGCAGGACAAGGGAGCAATACTATAGCGGCAAGGCGGATTGGGAAATAATAAAGAAGGTAAAGGAAGCAGTCAGTATACCAGTCATCGGAAATGGAGATGTATTTGGGCCTAAGGAAGCTGAGAGGTTGATTCAGGAAACCAATTGTGATGCTATAATGGTTGGAAGGGGAGCCCAGGGTAACCCGTGGATTTTCAAAAAGATACTTCATTACTTTGAAACTGGTGATATTTTGCAAGATCCTACCCCGGAAGAAAAGATAAAAATGATAATAAGACATATGGAGATGCTTGTTGAGCTTAAAGGTATGCATATTGGTATTTGTGAGATGAGAAAACATATTTCCTGGTACATTAAGGGGCTGAGAAATGCCACCTATGTAAAAGAAAAGGTTTTCAGGCTAACATCAAAGGATGAAATAATAAGCTTACTAGAGGAATATATGGAAGGGGAAATATAA
- the pilM gene encoding type IV pilus assembly protein PilM has protein sequence MFKLPFFKNSLVSIDIGFRNIKVVEVVVEKNKEIFIKNYGIASTPRDCIKNGAIKDVYKVTNEIKKVISENGIKSKNAKIVMSGTNIISRVFMIDKAPGQDIDGIVREAVKQNMPINTDEHQIDYKVLQQLKENDNTKVKVFVTAVSKSIIKSYIDILLELGLKPMSVDIPANSTAKFFNRDIRVIESESWYKKQKLNKTSQDTFAVLDFGSETTIVNILKDRVLEFNKVILSGSSNLEGIVSGNLGMRLEEAERLKKMYGIAKPDINASETQIKIQHIMKDNIDKVIRQIHQCFDFYEKRCYGTKIGKIYIIGGGSLLKGLREYLEDTLDVPVYPVGLLSIDGVKINHGLDGDRLNFLINSVGITL, from the coding sequence ATGTTTAAGCTGCCCTTCTTTAAAAACAGCTTGGTTAGTATAGATATCGGGTTTAGGAATATAAAAGTAGTTGAAGTAGTAGTTGAAAAAAATAAAGAAATATTCATTAAGAATTACGGCATTGCTTCTACCCCAAGAGATTGTATTAAGAATGGAGCTATCAAGGACGTTTACAAGGTTACCAACGAGATAAAGAAGGTTATCAGCGAAAATGGGATAAAATCCAAGAATGCCAAAATTGTTATGTCCGGGACTAACATAATATCTCGTGTTTTTATGATAGATAAGGCTCCCGGTCAGGATATAGACGGAATAGTCCGTGAAGCAGTCAAGCAGAACATGCCTATAAATACTGATGAACATCAGATTGACTATAAGGTATTGCAGCAATTAAAAGAGAATGATAATACGAAGGTAAAGGTGTTTGTCACTGCTGTATCCAAAAGCATAATAAAAAGCTATATAGATATATTGCTGGAGCTTGGCCTCAAGCCTATGTCGGTAGATATACCTGCAAACAGTACTGCAAAGTTTTTTAACAGGGATATTAGAGTTATTGAAAGTGAATCCTGGTACAAAAAGCAGAAGCTTAACAAAACCAGTCAGGATACCTTTGCTGTGCTAGACTTTGGTTCCGAAACTACTATTGTAAATATTCTTAAGGATAGGGTTTTGGAATTTAACAAGGTAATTTTATCAGGAAGCAGCAACCTTGAAGGTATAGTTTCAGGCAATCTGGGAATGAGACTTGAAGAGGCTGAGAGATTGAAGAAGATGTATGGGATTGCAAAGCCCGATATAAATGCAAGCGAAACACAAATTAAAATTCAACATATTATGAAGGACAATATCGACAAGGTGATAAGACAAATCCACCAATGCTTTGATTTTTATGAGAAAAGATGTTACGGAACAAAGATAGGTAAGATTTATATCATCGGCGGTGGATCCCTGTTAAAGGGACTGAGAGAATATCTGGAGGACACATTGGATGTTCCGGTGTATCCAGTCGGTCTTTTGAGCATTGACGGTGTTAAGATAAACCATGGATTGGATGGAGATAGGTTAAACTTCCTCATTAACTCAGTTGGTATAACGTTATAA